Proteins from a genomic interval of Rubinisphaera italica:
- a CDS encoding UbiA family prenyltransferase, translating to MPLLRLLRIPAVFTTFPDVLAGYAIVRQGQIASLELTGLLAASGCLYLSGMVWNDLFDVEQDLVERPTRPLPAGEIKPKMARLLASVLMLAGICAAMLVSMPAFFVSLALAGTILAYDAGGKKTPAGPLLMGFCRGFNVLLGAACVTSFKEWGVHPALLVSAIMTLYVCGITLFARSEASKSAAWPLTVGLILSVLALLAWGGIAAVLSTGSAVMLVVVMLILIAFQVLRRALPAIRSREPAQVQQTVRAMLLTIPMLEAIVIIAHGGPHAMPMAVAAALMMIPGIILSRYIPMT from the coding sequence ATGCCGTTGTTGCGTTTATTGCGAATCCCGGCTGTCTTCACCACATTTCCGGATGTGTTGGCCGGGTATGCAATTGTGCGACAGGGGCAAATTGCATCTCTGGAATTAACGGGACTACTGGCGGCTTCGGGATGTCTGTACCTTTCCGGAATGGTCTGGAATGATTTGTTTGATGTCGAGCAGGACCTTGTCGAACGCCCCACTCGTCCACTGCCAGCTGGAGAAATCAAACCCAAAATGGCTCGCCTGCTGGCTTCGGTTTTGATGCTCGCGGGAATCTGTGCCGCAATGCTGGTTTCAATGCCCGCCTTCTTCGTGAGTCTGGCACTTGCGGGGACAATTCTTGCGTACGATGCTGGCGGAAAAAAAACACCTGCAGGCCCCTTACTAATGGGTTTTTGCCGTGGCTTCAACGTCCTGCTGGGAGCAGCTTGCGTGACCTCATTCAAAGAGTGGGGCGTTCATCCTGCACTGCTTGTCTCTGCAATCATGACACTCTACGTCTGCGGAATCACGCTATTCGCACGCAGCGAAGCAAGTAAAAGTGCAGCATGGCCTTTGACAGTCGGATTGATACTCTCTGTGCTGGCATTACTGGCATGGGGGGGAATAGCAGCGGTGCTTTCAACAGGATCTGCAGTCATGCTGGTGGTCGTGATGTTGATATTGATCGCATTTCAAGTACTCCGCAGAGCGCTACCGGCTATTCGATCTCGCGAGCCGGCACAGGTCCAGCAGACGGTTCGGGCAATGTTGCTCACGATTCCGATGCTTGAAGCAATCGTCATCATCGCCCACGGCGGCCCTCACGCAATGCCGATGGCCGTTGCAGCCGCGTTAATGATGATCCCTGGAATCATCCTGTCCCGCTACATCCCCATGACATGA
- a CDS encoding tetratricopeptide repeat protein encodes MSDLNTLYDEATKLKDVGDLEGAVAKLREILVQDDKYVLAHTALAVHLQKLGHNEQALAHAKKVVEIEPDDPFSHAQLSVISQRCGMINEAEDALAQSNNMGAGGCGSH; translated from the coding sequence ATGTCTGACTTAAATACTCTGTACGATGAAGCCACCAAATTGAAAGATGTGGGCGATCTCGAAGGAGCAGTCGCCAAACTTCGTGAAATTCTGGTTCAGGACGATAAATATGTTCTTGCTCACACGGCTCTAGCGGTCCATCTGCAGAAACTGGGACACAACGAGCAGGCATTAGCACATGCGAAAAAGGTTGTGGAAATCGAACCTGATGACCCATTCTCACACGCACAGCTTTCTGTCATTTCCCAGCGATGTGGCATGATTAACGAAGCGGAAGATGCGTTAGCACAATCAAATAACATGGGAGCTGGTGGCTGCGGATCTCACTAA